One Vigna unguiculata cultivar IT97K-499-35 chromosome 7, ASM411807v1, whole genome shotgun sequence genomic region harbors:
- the LOC114192306 gene encoding nuclear pore complex protein NUP1-like isoform X1: MAPAHEENPYEGGGGGFGKFRKRPLRKTQTTPYDRPPTALRNPNRNNGWFSKLVDPAQRLIASSAHKLFGSLFLKRLPAPPGPAAAAPTPQEVVQAVRDHHQETALIVGNEYSGKQKGVVGETSIQSSDGDGLTELEKLLKQKTFTRSEIEHLTEVMRSRTVGSSVEEERKSREVIPSDPILPRAQREEYPKTPAVENVMDLVSTPYVAKVTSNVSVDDISSPAELAKAYMGSRSSKLSPSMLGLRSSPREDPTLLKSQNFAQKSPIMSIVPRTTTLTRVHENGFVTPRSRGRSAIYNMARTPYSRVHPGSLPKGTSVAVEGEPSSSAQHVTDHHMLSGSKQGLLKRRSSVLDNDIGSFGPIRRIRHKSNLLSSNRLTSSHLGNPHSIDRSVVGTDAAQQPSSSMQKPNLLGEVRHTHSKLSAETVDNTMPSTSIPPLPSKSSEMASKILQQLDKLVSPKEKSPTKLSSSMLRGQALRSMETVDSSKFLDNIRDNELDGTLKNMSAGAPRLKSKIDETENGSSKLVASTDATVDANATVPRKQDISILKSGDSSGKKAGYHSPQKNRAFHMSAPEDYLELDDDASPNGAVSPFSTSGKETAVSTALADKTASSIEPTVLEKTPGSSVLVPSKIFTVDGKPHVRTADGSTVEEKVDVSPYITSSVSDPIVKPTTGAITVASNTSLGSNKSTTPNGSVANSPLFNFGNKVVPSTELAAAVAPSKDSTKPSPLFGLEKVASSKEPGTEAPLVNSGFNKIVDKVPQVPFTFSSSGGESTVFKFGSSSDSKPKSLISSSPVDSMPKLELENAGAKSNTIFTGFTAKSSEPAVSSALMPSSTNIFTFGNSSNLNAVPAASSPSPFSSVVTNNFTDQNIFSSSSLAASNGSNSATVTSSSPCTTSSTPAIVAVTNNSSSSQVPSLSPTTSVFKFGSTPLPSTSLPVSSSSGSEPLENKNSIFGSSSASVGITGSGIVGFNSSVATTGSSQSLGSIMGTTSGSVPGSLASSVTSVFPTSSETQSVPFSSSASAPLFGLTGSTGFASGSSLFSSSSATNVFNAGTTSGQSTPAASSEANAVSSSSGTTSSVFGVSSWQPNKSVFGSSFTSASTPSSGFSFGSSFNSSSSSTPGFSFGSSTPNVTSTSSPMMFGSSAVASTPQFSFTSATATTNTQPAFGSSSPVFSFGSAPVNNDQMNMEDSMAEDTVQATPPANPPTTPVFGQQPAPAPLQSNFAFGASAPTAAATPFQFGSQQNIAPQNPSPFQASGSLEFNAGGSFSLGTGGGDKSGRKFVKVKHRQRKK; encoded by the exons atgGCGCCGGCGCATGAAGAGAACCCTTACGAAGGCGGCGGCGGGGGGTTTGGCAAGTTCCGTAAAAGACCCTTACGCAAAACTCAAACGACGCCGTATGATCGTCCACCGACAGCGCTGCGAAACCCTAACCGAAACAACGGTTGGTTCTCAAAGCTCGTCGATCCCGCGCAGAGACTAATCGCTTCCAGCGCTCACAAACTCTTCGGCTCGCTTTTCCTCAAACGCCTTCCCGCACCACCAGGACCAGCAGCAGCAGCACCAACACCACAAG AAGTAGTACAGGCAGTGAGGGACCATCACCAGGAAACAGCTCTCATT GTTGGAAATGAATACTCGGGCAAGCAAAAAGGAGTAGTAGGTGAAACTAGTATTCAAAGTTCTGATGGAGATGGATTAACTGAACTTGAGAAACTGCTGAAGCAAAAAACTTTCACCAG ATCAGAGATAGAGCATTTGACTGAAGTTATGCGATCAAGAACTGTTGGTTCTTCTGTTGAGGAAGAAAGGAAGAGCAGAGAAGTGATTCCGTCAGATCCAATTTTACCTCGTGCACAAAGGGAAGAATATCCCAAAACTCCAGCAGTAGAAAATGTGATGGATCTTGTTTCAACCCCATACGTTGCGAAGGTTACTTCAAAT GTTTCTGTTGATGATATTTCTTCCCCTGCTGAGCTTGCCAAGGCTTACATGGGTAGCAGGTCTTCAAAGTTATCACCATCAATGTTAGGCTTGCGAAGTTCTCCCAGGGAGGATCCTACACTACTGAAAAGTCAAAATTTTGCTCAAAAATCACCTATTATGTCAATTGTGCCAAGGACTACTACCCTTACCAGGGTTCATGAAAATGGTTTTGTGACTCCAAGATCTCGTGGCAGATCAGCAATATATAATATGGCTCGAACACCTTATTCAAGGGTTCATCCAGGCTCTCTACCCAAG GGTACCAGTGTTGCTGTTGAAGGTGAGCCATCATCTTCAGCTCAGCATGTAACTGATCATCATATGCTTTCTGGATCTAAACAAGGG ctATTAAAACGTAGAAGTTCTGTATTAGATAATGATATAGGATCTTTTGGTCCTATACGCAGAATCCGTCACAAGTCTAATCTTCTATCTTCTAATAGATTGACCTCATCTCATTTGGGAAACCCTCATTCTATAGATAGGAGTGTAGTTGGTACTGATGCTGCTCAACAACCCTCATCTTCCATGCAGAAGCCTAATCTGCTGGGTGAAGTTAGGCATACACATTCAAAATTGTCTGCAGAAACTGTAGATAACACCATGCCTAGTACCAGCATTCCTCCTTTACCATCAAAGTCTAGTGAGATGGCTTCAAAAATACTTCAGCAGCTTGATAAGTTGGTTTCTCCTAAAGAAAAATCCCCAACAAAGTTGTCTTCATCCATGCTACGAGGGCAGGCTCTTCGAAGTATGGAGACAGTAGATTCATCAAAATTCCTGGATAACATTAGGGATAATGAATTGGATGGCACACTTAAAAATATGTCTGCTGGTGCTCCAAGGTTAAAATCAAAAATAGATGAAACTGAAAATGGTTCTTCAAAACTGGTTGCTTCTACTGATGCTACTGTTGATGCAAATGCAACAGTCCCAAGGAAACAagatatttctattttaaaatctgGAGATTCCTCTGGAAAAAAAGCAGGGTATCATTCTCCACAGAAAAACAGGGCATTCCATATGAGTGCACCCGAG GATTATCTGGAGCTGGATGACGATGCCAGTCCTAATGGAGCTGTGTCTCCTTTCTCTACATCGGGGAAGGAAACTGCCGTCTCCACTGCTTTGGCTGATAAAACTGCCTCTTCTATTGAACCAACTGTACTGGAGAAAACCCCGGGTTCATCTGTGCTGGTGCCGTCCAAAATTTTTACTGTAGATGGTAAACCTCACGTTAGGACAGCTGATGGGTCTACTGTTGAAGAGAAGGTTGATGTATCACCCTATATAACTTCATCTGTCTCTGATCCTATTGTTAAGCCAACTACAGGTGCAATTACAGTAGCTTCTAACACAAGTTTAGGCTCCAACAAGtctactacacctaatggatcAGTTGCTAATTCTCCCCTGTTTAACTTTGGGAATAAAGTTGTTCCATCAACTGAGCTGGCAGCTGCTGTTGCTCCATCAAAGGACTCTACTAAGCCTAGTCCACTATTTGGTTTAGAGAAGGTTGCATCGTCAAAAGAGCCAGGTACTGAGGCTCCTTTGGTTAATTCTGGCTTCAACAAAATTGTTGACAAGGTTCCCCAAGTACCGTTTACTTTCTCCTCATCTGGTGGTGAATCTACTGTGTTTAAATTTGGCTCTTCTTCTGACTCAAAGCCAAAAAGCTTGATCAG CTCAAGTCCTGTTGATTCAATGCCAAAACTTGAACTAGAAAATGCTGGTGCTAAGTCTAATACTATATTCACTGGTTTCACCGCCAAGTCGTCTGAACCAGCTGTTTCTTCAGCATTGATGCCATCATctacaaatatatttacttttggAAACAGTTCAAATCTAAACGCTGTACCTGCTGCTTCAAGCCCCTCTCCATTTTCCTCTGTTGTTACAAACAATTTTACAGATCAGAATATATTTAGTAGCTCATCACTTGCAGCAAGCAACGGCAGCAATAGTGCCACTGTAACCTCCAGTAGCCCTTGCACTACAAGTAGCACCCCTGCCATAGTTGCAGTGACTAATAACAGTTCCTCCTCCCAAGTGCCATCTTTATCTCCCACAACTTCAGTTTTCAAATTTGGATCTACTCCTTTACCATCAACAAGTTTACCTGTATCATCATCTTCTGGCTCAGAACCACTGGAAAACAAGAACAGCATTTTTGGGAGCTCTTCTGCTTCGGTTGGAATCACAGGGAGTGGCATTGTTGGCTTTAATTCCTCAGTAGCGACTACTGGAAGTAGCCAGTCTCTGGGTTCTATCATGGGCACTACAAGTGGGTCTGTTCCTGGTAGTCTGGCATCTTCTGTTACCAGTGTGTTTCCAACTTCTTCTGAGACTCAGTCAGTACCATTTAGTTCATCTGCATCAGCCCCATTATTTGGGTTGACTGGGAGCACAGGTTTTGCTTCAGGCAGTTCATTGTTTTCCTCTAGTTCCGCCACAAACGTTTTCAACGCGGGTACAACTTCAGGGCAGAGTACCCCTGCCGCTTCTTCAGAAGCCAATGCTGTTAGTTCCAGTAGTGGCACAACTTCTTCtgtgtttggggtttcaagtTGGCAGCCCAACAAGTCTGTATTTGGGTCTTCATTTACTTCAGCATCTACACCTTCCTCTGGGTTTTCCTTTGGTTCATCTTTtaattcatcatcttcatctacCCCTGGGTTTTCCTTTGGATCATCCACACCTAATGTTACTTCTACCAGTTCTCCCATGATGTTTGGATCCTCTGCTGTTGCATCAACTCCTCAGTTTTCATTCACTTCTGCTACAGCTACTACCAACACCCAGCCTGCTTTTGGAAGTTCTAGTCCTGTATTCTCATTTGGTTCAGCTCCTGTTAATAACGATCAGATGAACATGGAGGACAGTATGGCCGAGGACACAGTTCAAGCAACTCCACCAGCAAATCCACCCACAACTCCTGTGTTTGGCCAACAACCTGCACCTGCCCCACTTCAATCAAATTTTGCATTTGGAGCATCAGCTCCAACAGCGGCGGCTACTCCTTTCCAGTTTGGGAGTCAACAGAACATCGCACCTCAGAATCCATCTCCATTTCAAGCTTCTGGCAGTCTTGAATTTAATGCTGGAGGGAGTTTCTCATTGGGCACTGGTGGCGGTGACAAGTCTGGTCGAAAATTTGTGAAAGTTAAGCATAGGCAGCGGAAGAAGTAA
- the LOC114192306 gene encoding nuclear pore complex protein NUP1-like isoform X2, translated as MAPAHEENPYEGGGGGFGKFRKRPLRKTQTTPYDRPPTALRNPNRNNGWFSKLVDPAQRLIASSAHKLFGSLFLKRLPAPPGPAAAAPTPQVVQAVRDHHQETALIVGNEYSGKQKGVVGETSIQSSDGDGLTELEKLLKQKTFTRSEIEHLTEVMRSRTVGSSVEEERKSREVIPSDPILPRAQREEYPKTPAVENVMDLVSTPYVAKVTSNVSVDDISSPAELAKAYMGSRSSKLSPSMLGLRSSPREDPTLLKSQNFAQKSPIMSIVPRTTTLTRVHENGFVTPRSRGRSAIYNMARTPYSRVHPGSLPKGTSVAVEGEPSSSAQHVTDHHMLSGSKQGLLKRRSSVLDNDIGSFGPIRRIRHKSNLLSSNRLTSSHLGNPHSIDRSVVGTDAAQQPSSSMQKPNLLGEVRHTHSKLSAETVDNTMPSTSIPPLPSKSSEMASKILQQLDKLVSPKEKSPTKLSSSMLRGQALRSMETVDSSKFLDNIRDNELDGTLKNMSAGAPRLKSKIDETENGSSKLVASTDATVDANATVPRKQDISILKSGDSSGKKAGYHSPQKNRAFHMSAPEDYLELDDDASPNGAVSPFSTSGKETAVSTALADKTASSIEPTVLEKTPGSSVLVPSKIFTVDGKPHVRTADGSTVEEKVDVSPYITSSVSDPIVKPTTGAITVASNTSLGSNKSTTPNGSVANSPLFNFGNKVVPSTELAAAVAPSKDSTKPSPLFGLEKVASSKEPGTEAPLVNSGFNKIVDKVPQVPFTFSSSGGESTVFKFGSSSDSKPKSLISSSPVDSMPKLELENAGAKSNTIFTGFTAKSSEPAVSSALMPSSTNIFTFGNSSNLNAVPAASSPSPFSSVVTNNFTDQNIFSSSSLAASNGSNSATVTSSSPCTTSSTPAIVAVTNNSSSSQVPSLSPTTSVFKFGSTPLPSTSLPVSSSSGSEPLENKNSIFGSSSASVGITGSGIVGFNSSVATTGSSQSLGSIMGTTSGSVPGSLASSVTSVFPTSSETQSVPFSSSASAPLFGLTGSTGFASGSSLFSSSSATNVFNAGTTSGQSTPAASSEANAVSSSSGTTSSVFGVSSWQPNKSVFGSSFTSASTPSSGFSFGSSFNSSSSSTPGFSFGSSTPNVTSTSSPMMFGSSAVASTPQFSFTSATATTNTQPAFGSSSPVFSFGSAPVNNDQMNMEDSMAEDTVQATPPANPPTTPVFGQQPAPAPLQSNFAFGASAPTAAATPFQFGSQQNIAPQNPSPFQASGSLEFNAGGSFSLGTGGGDKSGRKFVKVKHRQRKK; from the exons atgGCGCCGGCGCATGAAGAGAACCCTTACGAAGGCGGCGGCGGGGGGTTTGGCAAGTTCCGTAAAAGACCCTTACGCAAAACTCAAACGACGCCGTATGATCGTCCACCGACAGCGCTGCGAAACCCTAACCGAAACAACGGTTGGTTCTCAAAGCTCGTCGATCCCGCGCAGAGACTAATCGCTTCCAGCGCTCACAAACTCTTCGGCTCGCTTTTCCTCAAACGCCTTCCCGCACCACCAGGACCAGCAGCAGCAGCACCAACACCACAAG TAGTACAGGCAGTGAGGGACCATCACCAGGAAACAGCTCTCATT GTTGGAAATGAATACTCGGGCAAGCAAAAAGGAGTAGTAGGTGAAACTAGTATTCAAAGTTCTGATGGAGATGGATTAACTGAACTTGAGAAACTGCTGAAGCAAAAAACTTTCACCAG ATCAGAGATAGAGCATTTGACTGAAGTTATGCGATCAAGAACTGTTGGTTCTTCTGTTGAGGAAGAAAGGAAGAGCAGAGAAGTGATTCCGTCAGATCCAATTTTACCTCGTGCACAAAGGGAAGAATATCCCAAAACTCCAGCAGTAGAAAATGTGATGGATCTTGTTTCAACCCCATACGTTGCGAAGGTTACTTCAAAT GTTTCTGTTGATGATATTTCTTCCCCTGCTGAGCTTGCCAAGGCTTACATGGGTAGCAGGTCTTCAAAGTTATCACCATCAATGTTAGGCTTGCGAAGTTCTCCCAGGGAGGATCCTACACTACTGAAAAGTCAAAATTTTGCTCAAAAATCACCTATTATGTCAATTGTGCCAAGGACTACTACCCTTACCAGGGTTCATGAAAATGGTTTTGTGACTCCAAGATCTCGTGGCAGATCAGCAATATATAATATGGCTCGAACACCTTATTCAAGGGTTCATCCAGGCTCTCTACCCAAG GGTACCAGTGTTGCTGTTGAAGGTGAGCCATCATCTTCAGCTCAGCATGTAACTGATCATCATATGCTTTCTGGATCTAAACAAGGG ctATTAAAACGTAGAAGTTCTGTATTAGATAATGATATAGGATCTTTTGGTCCTATACGCAGAATCCGTCACAAGTCTAATCTTCTATCTTCTAATAGATTGACCTCATCTCATTTGGGAAACCCTCATTCTATAGATAGGAGTGTAGTTGGTACTGATGCTGCTCAACAACCCTCATCTTCCATGCAGAAGCCTAATCTGCTGGGTGAAGTTAGGCATACACATTCAAAATTGTCTGCAGAAACTGTAGATAACACCATGCCTAGTACCAGCATTCCTCCTTTACCATCAAAGTCTAGTGAGATGGCTTCAAAAATACTTCAGCAGCTTGATAAGTTGGTTTCTCCTAAAGAAAAATCCCCAACAAAGTTGTCTTCATCCATGCTACGAGGGCAGGCTCTTCGAAGTATGGAGACAGTAGATTCATCAAAATTCCTGGATAACATTAGGGATAATGAATTGGATGGCACACTTAAAAATATGTCTGCTGGTGCTCCAAGGTTAAAATCAAAAATAGATGAAACTGAAAATGGTTCTTCAAAACTGGTTGCTTCTACTGATGCTACTGTTGATGCAAATGCAACAGTCCCAAGGAAACAagatatttctattttaaaatctgGAGATTCCTCTGGAAAAAAAGCAGGGTATCATTCTCCACAGAAAAACAGGGCATTCCATATGAGTGCACCCGAG GATTATCTGGAGCTGGATGACGATGCCAGTCCTAATGGAGCTGTGTCTCCTTTCTCTACATCGGGGAAGGAAACTGCCGTCTCCACTGCTTTGGCTGATAAAACTGCCTCTTCTATTGAACCAACTGTACTGGAGAAAACCCCGGGTTCATCTGTGCTGGTGCCGTCCAAAATTTTTACTGTAGATGGTAAACCTCACGTTAGGACAGCTGATGGGTCTACTGTTGAAGAGAAGGTTGATGTATCACCCTATATAACTTCATCTGTCTCTGATCCTATTGTTAAGCCAACTACAGGTGCAATTACAGTAGCTTCTAACACAAGTTTAGGCTCCAACAAGtctactacacctaatggatcAGTTGCTAATTCTCCCCTGTTTAACTTTGGGAATAAAGTTGTTCCATCAACTGAGCTGGCAGCTGCTGTTGCTCCATCAAAGGACTCTACTAAGCCTAGTCCACTATTTGGTTTAGAGAAGGTTGCATCGTCAAAAGAGCCAGGTACTGAGGCTCCTTTGGTTAATTCTGGCTTCAACAAAATTGTTGACAAGGTTCCCCAAGTACCGTTTACTTTCTCCTCATCTGGTGGTGAATCTACTGTGTTTAAATTTGGCTCTTCTTCTGACTCAAAGCCAAAAAGCTTGATCAG CTCAAGTCCTGTTGATTCAATGCCAAAACTTGAACTAGAAAATGCTGGTGCTAAGTCTAATACTATATTCACTGGTTTCACCGCCAAGTCGTCTGAACCAGCTGTTTCTTCAGCATTGATGCCATCATctacaaatatatttacttttggAAACAGTTCAAATCTAAACGCTGTACCTGCTGCTTCAAGCCCCTCTCCATTTTCCTCTGTTGTTACAAACAATTTTACAGATCAGAATATATTTAGTAGCTCATCACTTGCAGCAAGCAACGGCAGCAATAGTGCCACTGTAACCTCCAGTAGCCCTTGCACTACAAGTAGCACCCCTGCCATAGTTGCAGTGACTAATAACAGTTCCTCCTCCCAAGTGCCATCTTTATCTCCCACAACTTCAGTTTTCAAATTTGGATCTACTCCTTTACCATCAACAAGTTTACCTGTATCATCATCTTCTGGCTCAGAACCACTGGAAAACAAGAACAGCATTTTTGGGAGCTCTTCTGCTTCGGTTGGAATCACAGGGAGTGGCATTGTTGGCTTTAATTCCTCAGTAGCGACTACTGGAAGTAGCCAGTCTCTGGGTTCTATCATGGGCACTACAAGTGGGTCTGTTCCTGGTAGTCTGGCATCTTCTGTTACCAGTGTGTTTCCAACTTCTTCTGAGACTCAGTCAGTACCATTTAGTTCATCTGCATCAGCCCCATTATTTGGGTTGACTGGGAGCACAGGTTTTGCTTCAGGCAGTTCATTGTTTTCCTCTAGTTCCGCCACAAACGTTTTCAACGCGGGTACAACTTCAGGGCAGAGTACCCCTGCCGCTTCTTCAGAAGCCAATGCTGTTAGTTCCAGTAGTGGCACAACTTCTTCtgtgtttggggtttcaagtTGGCAGCCCAACAAGTCTGTATTTGGGTCTTCATTTACTTCAGCATCTACACCTTCCTCTGGGTTTTCCTTTGGTTCATCTTTtaattcatcatcttcatctacCCCTGGGTTTTCCTTTGGATCATCCACACCTAATGTTACTTCTACCAGTTCTCCCATGATGTTTGGATCCTCTGCTGTTGCATCAACTCCTCAGTTTTCATTCACTTCTGCTACAGCTACTACCAACACCCAGCCTGCTTTTGGAAGTTCTAGTCCTGTATTCTCATTTGGTTCAGCTCCTGTTAATAACGATCAGATGAACATGGAGGACAGTATGGCCGAGGACACAGTTCAAGCAACTCCACCAGCAAATCCACCCACAACTCCTGTGTTTGGCCAACAACCTGCACCTGCCCCACTTCAATCAAATTTTGCATTTGGAGCATCAGCTCCAACAGCGGCGGCTACTCCTTTCCAGTTTGGGAGTCAACAGAACATCGCACCTCAGAATCCATCTCCATTTCAAGCTTCTGGCAGTCTTGAATTTAATGCTGGAGGGAGTTTCTCATTGGGCACTGGTGGCGGTGACAAGTCTGGTCGAAAATTTGTGAAAGTTAAGCATAGGCAGCGGAAGAAGTAA